The DNA region GGACGTGAGCGGGGCGATTCGCGAGCGCCTCGAGGCCCGGAACGCCGGGGGACTGGAGCACCTCGAGCGACAGGAAGCGAACGAGCGAGAAAAGTGAGCAGGTGGGTTCGAGTCGATCAGTCGCTCTGGATGCGCGGCGCCAGCATGTACGTGACCTGGCCCTGCCCCTCCGCAAAGCCGAAGTAACACTTGATGGGGAACTCTTCGCCCAGGTCCAGCGTGACCTCGGTGTCTCTCGGGATCGCCTTGTTCATGTCTTTGAGGTAATCCAGCGAGAACAGCGAGTGCGCCGGCCCGACCTGGAGGTCGATGAGGTCGTCCTGGGTCAACTCGAGGTGGACGTCGTCGGTGTCGCCCTCCGCGTTGACGTAGAAGAACTCCTCGGCGTCGTCGACGCCCAGCGCAATGTGATCGGAGACCATGTCCGCCGCCTTGACCGATCGGTTGACGTCCTTGCCCTCGAGGACGACGCGGGCGGGCAGGTCCAGATCCGGAATGTCCGGCTCCTGGCGGATCGAGTCTGGGTCGATCAGCGCGAGGGTGTACTCCAGGCCGTCGATCTGGATGTGGAGTTTGCGGGTCTCTTCGTCGAGTTCGAGCTGGATCAGCTGGCCGGATTCAGCCATGCCGGCGATGTCCTCGAGTCGGGAGAGGTCGACGCCGATCAGGCCGCCGTC from Natronosalvus rutilus includes:
- a CDS encoding DNA polymerase sliding clamp; this translates as MFKAIVSAETLTSALDSVSVLVDECKIHLEEEGLSIRAVDPANVGMVDLSLEAAAFESYEADGGLIGVDLSRLEDIAGMAESGQLIQLELDEETRKLHIQIDGLEYTLALIDPDSIRQEPDIPDLDLPARVVLEGKDVNRSVKAADMVSDHIALGVDDAEEFFYVNAEGDTDDVHLELTQDDLIDLQVGPAHSLFSLDYLKDMNKAIPRDTEVTLDLGEEFPIKCYFGFAEGQGQVTYMLAPRIQSD